The nucleotide window tcagctcactgcaagctccacctccacctcacgccatcctcctgcctcagcccagcctcccgagtagctgggagtataggcgcccgccaccacgcccggctaatttttttgtatttttagtagagacggggtttcaccattggtATTTTGTTCTATATTTTGTGGAAATTAAGATACTTACTTTTATTGGCTAAGGAatgttgttcatttttaaaaattatatgaccaATTCCTGGTTAATTAAAAACTCTTATTTCTAGATGACACAAAATTGGAAGGATTTTACTGTGCAGCCAGtgaaatatagtttaaaatgaaATTGTCAAACAAAGAACTGAATGGAGGAAATAAGCCAGAGAAATTAGATTGATGCTAAAATGTTGCAATGAGGTTTATATGAATAAGTGTCTGATTCTGTTTTCCCAttaaaatccattcatccacAGCACCATAAAGGGCTCCTGTATTGACAGAGAACACACCAAGACCCTGCAGGACCTCACAGCTCTTCCCAGCTTCCACCCTAAGTGGTGCAGTCTGGGCAATGTGGGTGTCATGGAAGCTCCCTCATGCCACAGGGCCAGCTGAAAATGGTAGTCTTTGAGATTCGGCTGAAATTAACTGGGGAGCTTGAAGTCAGCCGTGTTGGGAATATTTATACTAAAGAAATTAGCAAACGCTGCATATCTGGGAAGTTTTCCCCCGGAGAGCTAGATGTTAAACATTttccagcacaccactgccttGAATCCCCCACACCAATTGTGTGAGTGCTACACAGCaggtgtttattatttctttaatatatacGTGGACAGATGgaaagatggatgaatggatgggtgaatggttGGATAGAtgggaagatggatggatggatggatgaatggatggatgagtggatggatgaatgagaagatggatgggtggatggatggatgggaagatgattgatggatggatgggaagatggatgggtggatggatggatggacagatggaaagatggatggatggatggatggatggatggatggatggatgagtgggtggatggatgagaagatggatggatggatgggaagatggacggatggatgggaagatggatgggtggatagatggatggacagatggaaagatgaatggatggatggatggttggatagatgggaagatggatggatggatggatgagtgaatggatgaatgggaagatgacggatggatggatggatgggaagatgatggatggatagatggatggatggatggatggatgagtggatgagtggatggatggatgagaagatggagggatggatggatgggaagatgatggatggatggatggtaagatggatgggtagatggacaCATGGaaagatagatgaatggatggatggttggatagaTGGgaaggtagatggatggatggacagatggaaagatggatgaatggatggatggatggttggatagagaagatggatggatggatgagtgaatggatgaatgggaaAATgacggatggatgaatggatgggaagatgatggatggatagatggacggatggatggatgaatgggaagatggatgggtgggtggatagatggacaAATGGaaaggtggatggatggacagatggatgggtgggtgggtgggtgggtggttggatggatggataaatagacggatgggtggatggatggctAGACGGACAGATTGATGGGTGCATGGATGGACGGgaagatgatggatggatggatggtagatGGGAATATGATGGATGGGTAGAAacatggatagatgaatggatgggtggatggatgaatggatgggaagatgaacagatggatgggaaatggatggatgaaaacatggatggatggatggaaagataGATGGATGAAATAAGGATAGAGAGAGGGTGGAGCCACATTGTGGGGTCATTCTTCCATAGAAGGCAGTACCCCTGAAGGCCTTTGGTAAACAAGTAAATGATACATCAGCCTTCCGTTTGTagagagatattttattttcttttataacaaaCTCCTAGGTTACTTGCTGGCTTTTAAAATCACACTGTACACCCTAGATAAATAAAACCAAGTTGTGcctaaattttattattacaaatgaAGAATTCATAATTTGTAAATGGCGTGTTAAAGCTGAAACAATCTTTGGAGATAATCCACTCCTGCAAATTCCTGCCAGAGGGTTGGCCGCTGGCCCGGCTGTGGGTGGGTGGCAGGTCCCGCAGGTGCAATTCATGCCCACCTGTGCATGGCATGGTGCACATGAACGTGCACAAGCACACACGCAGGAATGAACCGGTCAATCAAAGGCAGTCGCCACGACTCCAGAGAAACTGGgagtgggggatggtttcaggatgactcAAGCACATGGAATCACTGCGCAGGCCCTGGAGTCGCAGGCTTGGCAGCTGCTGCTCTGCTGTCCCTAGCCGCTCATGGTGAGCTGCCTCCCTGTGAATTCCAGCCACTGTCACATCCTTGAGTTCTGTGTCCTGTGACCACCTTGCCAGGGCACTTTGTGAACACGCCTTCCTCTCTATCTTTAAAACACCAGACGATGCAGTTTCAAGGAAAACTGAAATTCCTGTTTGGACAGAAGAAGAAGGCACCGTCGGGAGCCGTGCTCCCCCCGCGACTGTCGCTGTTCTGCATCGTGGCGCCCGTTCTCCTCTCCTCCACAGCGGAGATGAAAATGAGGAGTGCACTTCTGAGGGCAAAGCCCAGGGCAGACACCGTGGCCACCACGGATGCAAAGTGAGTACAACTCGCCCTTCACAGCTGCATGGTGCCTGCTGGCAGCCACCACAAAATGCCTCCATGCTCAGTactttctgtgtcttctttcttcatttccagcCAGTAATAAAGTAAGTTTTGTGTTGTAAAAGTCATTACACAACATAGGCAGCAACGATTAGGTGaaacaatgtttttcaaactCATTTGCAAACTGGCAGCAAACGTTGCCTGTATCGATTCATTCCTAAATCGTCCTGTTACAGAACCAGTTTCAGAATAAGTGGCCTGACGCTGTGTCCTCAAGGGAATGGGAGGTTTGCTGTGGCCCCTGCCTTTCTCCACCTCTCGGCTGCCCGCTCTTCGCACTGTCTGTCCATGGACAAGTGGAGGTGGTTCCTGGCTGCAAGAGATGCCGGAGAAATGCATCCCTGGTGGGCAGATGGAGGGTCAATGGCACAGGTGCCCTCCAGCTGGTCCTCGTCCCTGGCCAAGCCAGTCCTATCCCACAGCTTTCTCAGCCTTTCAGAAGTAGAAAACACCCTACCTGTTGGTACTAGTTGGTGCTCGGTACCCCGAGCGTGTTGGTACTGGGGACCAGTTTGGTGGAAGACACTTTTTCCACGGACTGAGAgtggggggatggtttcaggatgattcaagcacgtTGCCCTTGCTTACTGTGCATTTCATTGCTGTTTTATTAcgttgtaatatataatgaaataattatacaacttggCATAATACAGAATCAGTGCTagctctgagcttgttttcctgtaacTAGGCGGCCCCATGGcggggggtgatgggagacagtgacagatcatcaggcattagattctcataaggagctcgGACCTAGGGCcctccctcacatgcacagttcacaacagggttcacgcTCCTGTGAGAATCACGGCCCAGCTGAGCTGACAGGCGGCGGAGCGCCAGCGGTCGTGCGAGCAATGGGTAGTGGCtggaaatacagatgaagcttcgctcgCTTGCCCATGGCTCACCTCCCGCTGTGCAGCTTGGCTCCTAGAGGCCATGGACGGGTACCCATCtgtggctgggggctggggacccctgcccTCGGGGATTCATGTCTGCAGTTTCCTAGAATGCGTTAAGTCTGTCTTGCGTGCTGGGAGAGATGTAAATGCTGTGTGTATAGAAACTGTGTGTTCTGCCTGCTGGAAAGACACCAGTGAGGTAGGGCTGGGGCTGCCAGGATACCAAAGATCCAACTTCCTCTCAGAGGATTGGGCAGGACACCTTCCCCAGCCACCTGGGCAAGTCACTGCTCTTGCCACTTCCTCCTGGGACAGCCTGGTGAGGCGGGGGCTGAATGCAGGGCAGAGGGGTGGTCTGGGCTGGCCCTGCCCCCTGGCCCCTGGCCCTCAGCCCCCGGGTCCTTGGCTGTTGGTGAGGTGCTCCTGCTCTGTGACTCTGAGACCCCCCGACTTGTCCTACTCGGCGCTGCAGGCCCAGGCCCTGGTAACCAAGCGCAGCTCAGCCTGCCCTGCGATCCTGCAGCCGCTATTGGGCAGCCCGCTTTGTTCATGGCCTGCCCACTCTGTGGGTAGCAAATACCGAGTGGGAAAGAAATCTTAGCAGGCATCGAATTCAGCTCCCCAACCCAGTGGGAATCTCTGCCATAACCCCCAGGAGTGATTGGCTGAGGCTGCACAAACCCCACACAGAAAACATTGCTGGGTCCAGACAGAACCTTGAGAACAGATTCTTCCTGGTGTGACTCGAATCTCACTGCCTGGGGTTGCCACGGCCCTGTCTTGGCTGAGCGCTCTCTGCTCTATTTGCCTTGCCCCTGGGTTATGGTTTCCAGATATGTCCTGATTCCGATGCAGCACCCGGGACATTCACAGCAGGTGGAGCCATGCGGACTGGAGACGTCCCCGCCCTGTTCTGGGCGCTGGCTTCACTGATATACCTGCTGTGGCACGTGCGTTAGGGCGATCCTAAGTTGCAGTCACGTGCGTGGCCTTGTAGTCTGACTTTGGATTCTACCTTCATTCCTTAACTTCCATTAGTattaaatttcattcttttagatGCAGTCTTGATTGACCTTGTCAGAGTCCAGGCTCCTGAACTAGTTTGAGATCTGGGACTCAGCAGCACCCAGCATGCTGCCGTCCCTCCTGTTCTTTGGCGCCTTTGATGGGCCAGTGCATCCTCTGTATTCACACCCGTGCCCTCCATGGGAGCCCCAGGACCCACCACTGCGACCCCTCTGGGAGGACTCCGTCACACACCTGCTGGCTTCCTGATGCAGAGGATATGGCCGAGGGCCCTTTCTCCCCTGGGTGCCTGCAAAGGAGGACCTTGGAGGCTCTGGGACCGCCGGCTCAGTGTCCAGGGTTGACTGTGAAGGGCTTCCATCTGCAGGCCCTGAGGCCACAGTGCTCTCTGTTGTGGGTGTGAGTTCCATCCTCACCTTTGACCGCTCTAAGATAACCATTTAGACAGCTCTGCAGTCTGACAGCAGCAGCCGTTATTTGAAGGTTTTCACGCTGTGTTGGTTTCCACGTTCATTATTCATTTCTGCTCATGAGCGGCTTCTGCCTGGACTCTGCCAGCCCCACCTCACTGCTGCTGTCTGAGGGTGGACAGAGGGCAGCTCCAGGGACGGCCAGGACATGGGCCAGCCTGCTGAGGCCCACACATCTCTGCAAGGTTTTAAATTAAATGCATGTACCTTATTTTAAAGGATGGAAATGTAAAGTGCAAGAGATGAAGGGAAAAGAAGTAAATGCTACACAGGCACACAGAAAGCCCTGGGGTCCCTGCAGGGCTCAGGCCCAGGTCCTCCGGCACCTACAGGGACCACGCAAACCCTGGGACACTGTCCTCTGCTTACAGTCACCATGGAGTTTCTGCTGCACACGCGCGAGCCTGGTCTTCCCTGGGAGTTCCCAGCCATAGAAGCAGAGGGGACGCAGCCCCCTGGTGTCAGAGCCAGGCAGGGCAGGCCTGGCCCCACCTCACTGTGTGTGCGCACAGCCCTGTCGTCCTGGCCCTGGGGTGGAGCGTaggtgtgggattacaggcacaggtaTGGGGCCGAAAGTCACAGCACTCCTCCAGCGGCCTGGATGACGAGACCCCCTGTGGGGCTGTGAGGGCGGGGTGGAGCCCAAGGCACATAAAGCTGGCACACAACTTCAGCTCAACAAACATGTTATTCAAACTCAGAAGGGGGAAGAAAACCAAGAATACTGACTCCCATGCGCTGAAGGTTTTTGGAATTCTCCCCACCCTGCTCTGAGCTGGATTCAGAAGCCAGCTTTCGGGATACACCTTGTGGTCCACCAGTCCTGAGCGCCACAGTGGTGCAAGATGCAAGGTGCATTCTGCAGAATCAGAGCCCTGAGGCAGCGGCAGCAGCCTCCAGCAGCCCCCAGCAGCAGCCTCCAGTGGCCCCCAGCAGCGGCCCCCAGCGGCGGCCTCCAGCAGCCCCCGGCAGCAGCCTCCAGTGGCCCCCAGCAGCAGCCCCCAGCAGCGGCCCCTGGCAGCGGCCTCCAGCGGCCCCCAGTGGCAGCCCCCAGCAGCGGCCCCCAACAGCCACCCAGTCTTCCACAGCTTTTCCCACAGGGGTTTTGTGACATGATCTTGATCTCCCTGTTCCTGAAGCCCATTCTGTGAATTCCTCTGCTCACCGTAATTCACTGGGACCCCCACGTCAGCACACCCTGTGCTTTGCAACCATTCATGGCCATACATGGGGCATTATGAGTCTCGTGTTATACCTGGGCCCCCACTCAGCCTCTGGTCCCAGCCCTCCTGGAGGTGCCGAGAGGACAGAGAGGAGGGCAGCGCAGGGGCTGTGGCTGTGGGGCCAGTCAGATGGGTTTGAACTCAACTCTGGGACCTGCTGGTGGGGCAGTGCCACTTActgtttctcttttgaaaagcaaaagcaaatagaATCTACCAGGGTGAGTTGTTGGGACTTAAGATTCGGATCAGTGTGATGCGTATGTGGGTACACACACATGTCCCATATGAGTTGGTCTCCAACTCGCCTCAGTGTTCACTTTCTGGAACATTACTACCTGGAGTCATGAGAATGgactgtattttctttctggcCATCCAGGAAAAAAACATAAGCTCTAAAAATCATCCTATGATTTTATCCTTCCACTTAATGAAGCAAATTCATTAGCCCTTCATTGGCCTGAAAAGTGACATGACTTAGTATTTTCAGTAACTCTATAGCTGAGAAAATAACTTTCCGCGCTGTAAAGAATTAAACAAGAGCCAATTATTGTGTCTGTCTTTACTGCTCAGGGACGACAGCAATACCTGTCCTTATTAATTTCTACCATCGACGCGTGTTTAATCCGTACGTCATCTTGCTGTTATCTGTGTTCCTCACAGAGTAAAAGCCACCACCAGTCTGTGCGAATCGGAACCGCGTGGAAAACCCAATTACTCAGCAGGTACTTAGAACATTTCTTACCTGATCTTTTCCGCGTGGGTAAAATGTGTTACTGCCCCTTGGAGAGCTTCCCTGCCCGGCGGAGATGTCGGCGTATTCCACGGAGAAGCCATTTCGCAGAGATTCGGAGTCTGCCCTGCCGTGGACCAGTGCTGTTCCTGGGCTCTGGTCTGTGCGTTTCTGAGGAGCCGACGGGTCCTGCCTTGCTGAGAACAAGCAGCCGTCTTCCAGGAGCTCCTCAGCTCGCACCGTGACGGCTTCCTCCCCCTCTAAACCCCAACAGGAAGGAGCAGCAGAGAAAGCGGCGTTTTGGTGCTCAGGGAACAGACTGACGCTGGCCGATGGGCACAGGTTCCCACCAGGGCTCCGTGCCTGTGCCTCCGGGGCGGCCCCGACCTTGTCCTCGACCCCAAAGGGTGCTCAGGGTAAGTGGCGCCAGGCAGCCTCCCTCAGCCCTGGCAGCTCCCTAAGTCACCGTGGAGGCCAAAGAGCAGGTGGGGGAgtgattaagaagaaaaaaaaagaagatggtggTGGCCTTGACCACCACGCGAGCCACAGCTAACCTTGCTCTCTGTGGAGCTGTCCACGAAGCTTCCTGGGCTGGAAGTCACGTGTATCGCTGAGGACTGACCCCGGGGAGCAGTGGCCCAGGGATGATGGGACCGAGGATGCCCAGTGGGCTCTGGGACCCGCACTCACCTGTCGCCTGGACCCCGGGTCACCCAACTCCATCCTGAGCTTGCCTTTGCTCAgagccctctctccttcctctccctccccagggcCTGCCTACCGCCCAGGTGGGCCTCCTCCCCTTTCCTGACCAGCCCAGCTGTGCACCACGGGtctctccccaccctccagcTCACCATCTCACAGTCACGCAGTGCCAGTCCCAAGGCATGTGGTGTCCTGTTGGTCAGCAACAGAGCCTGGCCACAGAAACTGCTGGACATGGTGTTTTCTGCTGTGCAGTTCCATGGGACCATTTGCaccgcccctccccacccctagcGCTAGTGACTGGTGTGGCTGACACTGGACAGCTGGCATAGGCCTCACAGAGACACCTCCCTGAAGCCTGcaccctcaccccaccctggGCCCTCCTCACTCACCCCAGGCAcacagtgggggtgggggtgctggcaCGGCCTCCTGGGCTGCTGGGTGGGTTAGAAGGGACAGTGCAGTGTGGGGTCGGTGTAGCAGCCCCCGCAGATTCAGCATCATCCTAATTTAGTAACCTCCCTTAGAGACCCCCACCCAAGGCAACCAGACCTGGTGTCTTCAGCTCTGTCGAATGGGCCCCATCTTTTCTCTGCAGGGACAGGGAGGAGGAGCAGCACAAGATGCTGAGCAGGGCCTCTGGAGTGACAGGGCACAGGGAGACTCCAGGACCCATGAAGCCCCTGCCCTGGACAGCGGGAAGGCACGGTGAGGATGGTGCCAGGCCGAGGCTGCAGCCCAGCAAGAGTGACCCACCCTGCCTGTGCCCCACGCCCCGCGGCTCCTGCCTGCCCTACTCGTGTGTCCAGGGCACTTTCAGGAACTCGCCCATCTCTCACCCGCCGAGCCCATCCCCCAGTGCCTACTCCAGCCGGACCAGCAGACCTGTGCGGGATGTCGGTGAGGACCAGGTGCACCCTCCCCTCTGCCACTTTCCCCAGGGGAGCCTGCAGCACCGGCTCCCTCAGCCTGGAGCTCAGCGTTTTGCCACGAGGGGCTATCCCATGGAGGATGTGAAGCTGCAGGGTGTGCCGATGCCTCCGGGGGACCTGTGCGGTCCGACGCTGCTGCTAGATGTGCCCATCAAGATGGAGAAGGACTCTGGGTCTGAGGATGCGGCAGACGGCTGTGTGCCCAGCCAGGGGTGGCTGGGGGCCAGTGACAGGAGCCGTCCAGCCACCTTCCCTACCAGGATGCACCTGaaaacagagccagactctcgGCAACAGGTGTACATCTCGCACCTGGGGCACGGCGTGCGGGGGACTCAGCCTCATGGCAGGGCCACTGTTGGGCGCAGCAGGGAGCTGACCCCTTTCCACCCCGCACACTGTGCCTGCCTGGAGCCCATGCACAGCCTTGCCCAGCCAGAGCCTCCCCACCAGCTCTGTGCACGGGGCCGAGGCGAACAGTCCTGCGCCTGCAGAGCTGCTGAGGCCGCCCCTGTGGTCAAGCGGGAGCCCCTGGACTCGCCCCCGTGGGCTACTCACAGCCAGGGAGCAGTGCCTGGGATGTTTCCCAAAAGTGCCTTGGCAACGCTGGTCCCGCCCCAAGCTTCAGAGTGCACGTTCCTCCCGTAGCACAGTGACCACCGCCTAGGCCCAGATCCGTCCGTCTACGCTCAGATGCGTCAGTGGCTGGGCTGCCCTGCGCCTGGTCAGGCCAGAGCCCATCCTAAGACGTGCTTTGCAGAGCTGTGCATGCGCACTCTGCTAGTCTGTGTGTGCAGGATTTGCAGTAGCGTATCCTGAGTTTTGTAAAATATCCCAATAGTTCTTAAATGCAAACTGGCCATAAATCTGTTCAAGCATGACAGTATTTCTCTTTGAGGAATTAAAATCTTTAGGAAAGTGATCACGGCTGGACAGCATCATCCCGTCCCACGGCCGCCAAGTCCACAGTCGGGATGAAGCGGTTGGGTGACCTACCTAGCTCAGCCCTCCCAGGCCACCTGCAGCTCCCGGCCTGTGCTGTGCAGGCAGAGTCAGCCCATCGCCACAGTGTGCTGCAGAGGCCAGCACACTGCAAATTAGAAATGCAACTCGCGGAGAAAGGATCTGTGAGCCCACTCATGGAGGAATCTCGAAAGTTCCAGGCAGCAGAGGCTGGCAGCGTGGGTCCCACACTGTGTGGCACCATGACAGAGTGTGAGGCCAGACCTGGACTGGAAATTGACAGGATAGCCCCTGTTCCTTCTGGACATCTCCCGAGTTCTCAGTGGGTCTCCGCAGACAG belongs to Theropithecus gelada isolate Dixy chromosome 6, Tgel_1.0, whole genome shotgun sequence and includes:
- the AHRR gene encoding aryl hydrocarbon receptor repressor → MRTSRPRTMIPPGECTYAGRKRRRPLQKQRPAVGAEKSNPSKRHRDRLNAELDHLASLLPFPPDIISKLDKLSVLRLSVSYLRVKSFFQVVQEQSSRQPAAGVPSPRDSRPLAGSAVLEGRLLLESLNGFALVVSAEGTIFYASATIVDYLGFHQTDVMHQNIYDYIHVDDRQDFCRQLHWAMDPPQAVFGQPPPLETGDDAILGRLLRAQEWGAGAPTEYSAFLTRCFICRVRCLLDSTSGFLTMQFQGKLKFLFGQKKKAPSGAVLPPRLSLFCIVAPVLLSSTAEMKMRSALLRAKPRADTVATTDAKVKATTSLCESEPRGKPNYSAGRSSRESGVLVLREQTDAGRWAQVPTRAPCLCLRGGPDLVLDPKGCSGDREEEQHKMLSRASGVTGHRETPGPMKPLPWTAGRHGEDGARPRLQPSKSDPPCLCPTPRGSCLPYSCVQGTFRNSPISHPPSPSPSAYSSRTSRPVRDVGEDQVHPPLCHFPQGSLQHRLPQPGAQRFATRGYPMEDVKLQGVPMPPGDLCGPTLLLDVPIKMEKDSGSEDAADGCVPSQGWLGASDRSRPATFPTRMHLKTEPDSRQQVYISHLGHGVRGTQPHGRATVGRSRELTPFHPAHCACLEPMHSLAQPEPPHQLCARGRGEQSCACRAAEAAPVVKREPLDSPPWATHSQGAVPGMFPKSALATLVPPQASECTFLP